One part of the Haliaeetus albicilla chromosome 27, bHalAlb1.1, whole genome shotgun sequence genome encodes these proteins:
- the LOC138682240 gene encoding T-cell activation Rho GTPase-activating protein-like — protein MSVPRAGGGRGSARGDPQEATSSSPPASPLCRRGTALRPQLCLALDQLWVLSGGKEAAGEEKEEEEGSDEERTSIILIWPTGSCVAAFGIVPSKGHRQPRLSKLGDFAAHQVRHPKGGRHLDEQGYPLGSSRWTRREQHQQQEEEEEDGAALALCSAEDPGRCPGAREMLAVLHKEGPSTEGIFRRAAGGTEFRELREALDHGADVDLGSQPALLLAVILKVSASDLQLEELLPGLECSEAHLEPLALQDFLRSIPAKLLVTDLYEDWMAAMQKSGKEEKVEELKAVAKKLPGANLLLLKRPLALLQHIGHNAASSRMTASNLAICLGPNLLSPPHEDLLPLEAMLAVTEKVNVLVEFMIDNCRELFGEQTTDLSCSAAEESSAAPTESWGELHLEEQSVPAVTADTRHQTEASLHAPPSLLGVLREAGGAMVVESERGEALPPTTPESAAEPLVCPEELANLSEERR, from the exons atgtccgtcccaagggcaggtgggggacggggctctgcccggggggacccccaggaggccacctccagctcaccgcctgcctctcctctctgcagacgTGGCACCGCCCTGCGCCCACAGCTatgcctggccctggaccagctgtgggtgctgagcggcggaaaggaggcagcgggggaggaaaaagaggaggaggaaggcagcgatgAGGAGAGGACCTCCATCATCCTCATCTGGCCCaccggctcctgcgttgccgctTTCGG gatcgtcccaagcaagggccaccGACAGCCCCGTCTATCAAAGCTGGGGGACTTTGCCGCTCACCAG GTGCGGCACCCCAAGGGAGGACGTCACCTGGACGAGCAAGGAtacccgctgggcagcagccgctggac aaggagggaacagcatcagcagcaggaggaggaggaggaggatggggctgccctggccctttgctctgcGGAGGACCCCGGccgctgcccaggcgccagg gagatgctggctgtcctgcacaaggaaggacCGTCGACAGAAGGGATATTCCGAAGAGCTGCCGGCGGGACAGAGTTTcgtgagctgcgggaggccctggaccacggtgcggatgtcgacctgggcagccagcctgcgctgctgctggccgtcatcttgaaggtgagcgcttctgacctgcagctggaagagctcctgcctggcctggagtgttcagaggctcacctggagcccctggcattgcaggacttcctccgaagcatccctGCCAAGCTCCTCGTGACAgacctctacgaggactggatggcagcgatgcagaagagcggcaaggaggagaaggttgaagagctgaaagc ggtggccaagaagttgcctggagccaatctcctcctcctcaagcggccgctggccctcctccagcacatcggccacaatgccgccagcagcagaatgaccgccagcaacctggccatctgccttgggccaaatctgctgagcccacctcacgaggacctgctccccctcgaggccatgctggcggtgactgagaag gtgaacgtgCTGGTGGAATTCATGATTGACAACTGCAGGGAACTCTTTGGGGAGCAGACAACTGACCTTTCCTGTTCAGCAGCCGAGGAGTCGTCGGCAGCCCCCACAGAGAGCTGGGGAG AACTGCacttggaagagcaaagtgtgCCAGCAGTTACAGCAGACACCAGACATCAGACAGAAGCCTCGCTGCATGCACCCCCCTCTCTGCTCGGTGTCCTCAGAGAAGCTGGGGGAGCTATGGTGGTGGAGTCTGAAAGAGGAGAG gctTTGCCTCCAACCACCCCCGAGAGCGCGGCAGAGCCCCTGGTGTGCCCAGAAGAGCTGGCAAACCTGTCGGAGGAAAGACGGTAA